A stretch of Miscanthus floridulus cultivar M001 chromosome 13, ASM1932011v1, whole genome shotgun sequence DNA encodes these proteins:
- the LOC136500422 gene encoding protein Dr1 homolog, which translates to MDPMDIVGKSKEDVSLPKSTMVKIIKEMLPPDVRVARDAQDLLVECCVEFINLLSSESNEVCSREEKKTIAPEHVLKALSDLGFREYIEEVYAAYEQHKLDTLDSPKASKFTGIEMTEEEAVAEQQRMFAEARARMNNGAPKPKEPELEPPQQPQAQPQLQLHTQPQQPVQSQLQLHSPTQHSLQPQLQLHPQPQQQPQVQLHPQPQQPPQVQVHPQLQQPPQVQVHPQPPQPPVQIRPQPQQPPQVQLHSSAQQASQPQPQVHLQSQEPSQVQLQSQLRGQLQTQAQSGPGMDS; encoded by the exons ATGGATCCGATGGACATCGTGGGCAAGTCCAAGGAGGACGTCTCCCTCCCCAAAT CAACAATGGTTAAGATAATTAAGGAGATGCTTCCTCCTGATGTACGAGTGGCAAGAGATGCACAGGATCTTCTTGTTGAATGCTGCGTAG AGTTCATCAATCTCCTTTCGTCTGAATCCAATGAAGTGTGCAGCAGAGAGGAGAAGAAAACGATTGCTCCTGAACATGTTCTTAAGGCTCTAAGT GATCTTGGCTTCAGAGAGTACATTGAGGAGGTTTATGCTGCGTATGAACAGCACAAACTTGATACTCTG GATTCTCCAAAAGCCAGCAAGTTCACTGGGATTGAGATGACAGAGGAAGAAGCTGTTGCTGAGCAACAAAGGATGTTTGCTGAGGCTCGAGCAAGGATGAATAATGGAGCCCCCAAGCCAAAGGAGCCAGAACTAGAGCCGCCACAGCAACCACAAGCACAACCCCAACTTCAGCTGCATACTCAACCACAGCAACCCGTGCAATCTCAACTGCAGCTGCATTCGCCAACACAGCATTCCCTCCAACCTCAACTGCAGCTGCACCCTCAGCCACAACAGCAGCCCCAAGTGCAGCTGCACCCTCAGCCGCAGCAGCCCCCACAAGTGCAGGTCCATCCGCAGCTGCAGCAACCCCCACAAGTGCAGGTCCACCCGCAGCCTCCGCAACCCCCAGTGCAGATCCGCCCTCAGCCGCAGCAGCCCCCACAAGTGCAGTTGCATTCATCAGCCCAACAAGCTTCTCAACCCCAACCTCAGGTGCATCTGCAATCACAGGAGCCCTCACAAGTTCAGCTGCAATCCCAACTGCGAGGTCAGCTGCAGACACAGGCGCAAAGCGGACCTGGCATGGACAGTTAG
- the LOC136502291 gene encoding clavaminate synthase-like protein At3g21360, with translation MAAATDFFCVSECKGQKTIDGEQVPLVLAPSGDDAKSNGYEALVEALKANREWVEAKVVANSGLLLRGFDVRDAAEVNAVVEALGWPDIRYVGPAPRTHVHGRVWTANEGPLEEFIYYHHEMVLIKEFPGKVILFCEVPPPSGGETPFVPSFRVTERALEEFPELVEEVDEKGLRYTFTALSKNDTKSMRGRGWEDAFATSDRAEAEKRARALGMDVEWLPDGGVRTILGPRKLTRVFPGRKERRMWFNTVVGMHGKELSSATLADGSEIPADFVRRCGEIIEEESIQFRWEKRDILILDNLATLHGRRPSLPPRRVLVATCK, from the exons ATGGCGGCGGCGACGGACTTCTTCTGCGTGAGCGAGTGCAAGGGGCAgaagaccatcgacggcgagcAGGTGCCCCTGGTGCTGGCTCCTTCCGGCGACGACGCCAAGAGCAACGGCTACGAGGCGCTGGTTGAAGCGCTGAAGGCGAACCGGGAGTGGGTGGAGGCCAAGGTGGTGGCCAACAGCGGCCTGCTGCTGCGCGGCTTCGACGTGCGCGACGCCGCCGAAGTCAACGCCGTCGTGGAGGCACTGGGGTGGCCGGACATCCGCTACGTGGGGCCGGCCCCGCGCACGCACGTCCACGGCCGCGTCTGGACCGCCAACGAAGGCCCGCTCGAGGAGTTCATCTACTACCACCACGAGATGGTCCTG ATCAAGGAGTTCCCCGGGAAGGTGATCCTGTTCTGCGAGGTGCCGCCGCCGTCGGGTGGTGAGACGCCGTTCGTGCCGAGCTTCCGTGTGACGGAGCGCGCGCTGGAGGAGTTCCCGgagctggtggaggaggtggacgaGAAGGGCCTGCGCTACACCTTCACGGCGCTGAGCAAGAACGACACCAAGTCCATGCGCGGGCGCGGGTGGGAGGACGCCTTCGCCACCTCCGACAGGGCCGAGGCCGAGAAGCGCGCGCGGGCGCTGGGCATGGACGTGGAGTGGCTCCCCGACGGCGGCGTGCGCACCATCCTCGGCCCGCGGAAGCTCACGCGCGTCTTCCCGGGCCGCAAGGAACGCCGTATGTGGTTCAACACCGTGGTGGGGATGCACGGCAAGGAGCTCAGCTCCGCCACGCTCGCCGACGGCTCCGAGATCCCCGCCGACTTCGTGCGCCGATGCGGcgagatcatcgaggaggagaGCATCCAGTTCCGGTGGGAGAAGAGGGACATCCTCATCCTCGACAACCTCGCCACGCTCCACGGCCGCCGCCCCTCGCTGCCGCCGCGCAGGGTCCTCGTCGCCACCTGCAAGTGA